Part of the Oscillibacter hominis genome is shown below.
CGGTGGTCTGCGGCGGCGTGACGGTATACCCCGGCGACGTGGTGCTGGGCGACCGGGACGGAGTGGTGGTGATCCCCTTTGACGAGGCGGAGAAGACCCTGGCCGCCGCCAACGCCAGAACGGCCAAGGAGGCCAGGGTGATGGAGCGTCTGCGGGCGGGGGAGTCCCTCTTTGACATCTATGGCTATCAGAAGGTATTCGACGCACTGGGCTGCGAGGAAGAATAAGGAGGAAATTTGAAATGAACGAATTTGACCAGAAGTACCGCGCACGCTTTGAAAAGCTCTCTTCCACCAACGTGTCCGACGCGCTGGACGCGCTGGGCTACAAGGGATCCACCTGCGGCATCCGTCCCATGATCGAGCGGTGGAACAAGATCGTGGGCCCCGCGGTCACCATGCGCATGACCGCCGCCGGCCAGACGCCCCAAAAACACCATCTGGGCATGAACGCCATCGCCTCGGCAAAGCCGGGCGACGTGATCGTCATAGACAACGGCGGGCGCATGGACACCTCCTGCTGGGGCGGCATCCTGGCCAACGCCGCCAAGACCAAGGGCGTGTCGGGCACGGTAATCGACGGCTGCTGCCGGGATTTGGACGACTGTGTGGAGGCGGACTACACCGTCTATGCCCGGGGCGCCGTGGTGTGCACGGCCCGGGGCCGCGTCATTGAGGAGAGCACCAACCAGATGATCCAGTTTGGCGGCGTGCAGGTCCGGCCCGGAGACATCGTCATGGGTGACTCCAGCGGCATTGTGATCGTACCCCAGGAGGCTGTGGAAGAGGTGCTGGCCAAGGCGGAGCAGCTCTATGAAAAGGAGGAGGCCATGGTGGCGGAGATCAAGGCCGGGGCCGATATCTTAGAGGTGGACGCAAAGTACAACTACAACAAAATGCTGCAAAAGTGAGGGAGAAGAGTATGGACAAACTGGTTGAGCGGCTCAGGGCCCTGGACACCACCTGCGTGTCCGACGCACTGGATAAGATGGGCGTACCCTGCGCGCTGTTGGACATCAAGCCTGTGCTCCCGGGCAAGAAGATCTGCGGCCGGGCCTTTACGGTGCACTATGTGCCCTGCGGCCAGGTGAAGGGCACGGTGGGTGACTTTTTGGACGATGTGCAGCCCGGGCAGGTGGTGGTGATCGACAACGCCGGCCGGGACTACTGCACCGTGTGGGGCGACATCATGGCCGTCACCGCCAAGCTCCGTGGCGTCGAGGGCACCGTCATCGACGGCGTGTGCCGGGATATCCCGGCGGTCAGGGAGAGCGGATACCCCATGTTCACCAAGGGCTGGTACATGGCCACCGGAAAGGACCGGGTGGAGGTGGACGCGGTAAACGTCCCCGTTGCCGTCAGCGGCGTTAAGGTCTGCCCCGGCGACATCCTGCTGGGCGATGACACCGGCGTGGTGGCGATCCCCCAGGAGCGGGCGGAGGAGGCCGCGGCCATCGCCGAGGACATCGACCGCAAGGAGGCGGCCATCATCGCATTGGTGAAAGAGGGCAAGTCACTGAAAGAGGCCCGGCAGCTGACCGGATACCATCACCTGCAGACCAAGCCGGCGGAATAAGGAGGACGTCATGACCAGAACAGAACATATCGCGCAATTTGTCTACAACCTGAAGTATGAGGACCTGCCGCCGGAGGTGGTGCTGGCCGCCAAGAACATGATCATGGATGCCCTGTCCGTGGCCGTGGGTACCACCCACGTCTCCCCAAAGGATGCAAGGGCCATCTGGGACACGGTGGAGCATTACGGCGGGGCTCCGGCGGCCACCGCGGTGGTCACCGGAAAAAAGATGCCCGCCCCCTTTGCCGCCATGGCCAACGCCACACTGACCCATGGCCTGGATTTCGACGACACCCACAAGGAGTCTCTCTGCCACACCAGCGCCTCCGTGGTGGCCTCGGCCCTGGCCATTGTGGAGGAGGTGGGCGGCACCGGCAAGGACCTGATCCTGGCGGCGGTGATCGGCTTTGAGATCGCGGTCCGGATCGGCATGAGCGTCATGCCCTCCCACTATGCCCGGGGCTGGCACTCCACCGGCACCCATCCCACCATGGCCATCGCGGCCATGTCTGCCAAGATGCTGGGCTGCGACGAGGACGGTATCATCCGGGCCATCGGGCTGGCCTGCTCCCGGGTGGGCAGCCTGCTGGCCTATCTGGACACCGGCACGGCCGACGGCAACATGAACCCCGGCCAAGCCGCCTTCAACGGGCTGCTCAGCGGCTGGGCTGCCAAGGTGGGAACCACCGCCCATCCCAACGCTCTGGAGCATCCCCACGGCTACTGCCACGTCTACTGCGACGAGGAGCCCAAGCTGGAGAAGCTGGATGAGGGACTGGGCGAGACGTGGGAGATCCTCAACAACCTGCCCAAGATGTATCCGTCCCTGCTGGCCAGCCACTGCGCCATCGAGACCACGCTGCGCATGGTTCACCGGGACAACATCCGGCCCGAATCCATCAAGAAGATCACAGAGCTCACCTACAACACGGTCCGCACCCACTTCTCCAACTACGACCCCGAGAGCACCATGGCCGCCCAGTTCTCCGTGCCCTACTGCATCGCCGTGTCCGCCGCCACCGGTGAGATGGGTCTCAGCTCCGTCACCATGCCCGTCATCAGGAGCCAGGCGGTTCAGGATATGTTGAAAAAGGTGGAGATCGTCTCCACGCCGGAGGTCAACGCCATGTATCCGGAGAAGTTCCCCTGCATCATCACCATTGAGACGGTGGACGGGAAAATCTACAACGATGAGCAGTATTACCCCAAGGGAGACCCCATGCATCCGGCCACCCAGGAGGAGCGGGAGGATAAATTCCGCATGCTGATGCAGTCCACGTTTTCCGCGGAGCACACGGAGAAGGCGCTGGCGGTGTGCAGGGATTTGGAGCATGTGGCCGACGTCCGCGGGTTTGCCCGGGAATTTGTTTGTAAGGAGGACTGAGAGATGGAAGCGTATCAGAATCTGTCCCGCGCCCAGCTGGAGGCGCTGAAAGCCCGTCTGGAGCAGGACCTGGCCGGTTACCGGGCCAGAGGGCTCAGCCTCAATATGGCCCGCGGCAAGCCCAGCGCCGAGCAGTTGGATTTATCCATGGAGATGCTGGACGTGGTCAACTCCAAAAGCGACTGCCATGCCGAAGACGGCGCCGACTGCCGCAACTACTGCGACATCTACGGCATCCCCGAGGCCATCCGCCTCTTTGCCGCGTACATGGGCGTGGAGGAGGATGAGATCGTCATCTGCGGGCAGTCCTCGCTGCAGCTGCTCTACGACGCGCTGTGCCGTGCCATGCTCCAGGGCGTGCTGGGTTCCGACAAGCCCTGGGGAAAATACGAGCACCCCAAGTTCATCTGCCCCGTCCCCGGCTATGACAAGCACTTTGGCTTCTGCAAGTTCGTGGGCCTTGAGATGATCCCCGTGCCCCTGCGCGCCGACGGCCCGGACATGGACCTGGTGGAGAAGCTGGTGGCCGGGGATGAGAGCATCAAAGGCATGTGGTGCATGCCCAAGTTTTCCAACCCCTTCGGCGCCTGCTACAGCGACGAGGTAATTTACCGCCTGGCAAGGATGCAGTGCGCGGCCAAGGACTTCCGCCTCTTCTGGGACAATGCCTACAGCTACCATGTGATCTACAAAGACCACCCGGTGCTGAACATGCTGGACGTGTGCAAGGAGGTGGGCAACCCCGACCGGGTCTTCCTGTTCGGCTCTACCTCCAAGATCACTATGGCCGGCTCCGGCGTCACCTTCATCGCCGCCTCCCGGGCCAACACGGAATTCATCAAAAAGCAGTACGCGGTCCAGACGGTGGGCTGGGATAAGATGAACATGCTGCGCCATGTCCGCTACTTAAAGAGTATGGACAACATCAAGGAGCTGATGAAAAAGCACGCCGCCATCCTGCGTCCCCGCTTTGACGCGGTGCTGGGCACCTTTGACCGGGAACTCACCGGCCTGGGGGTGGGGGACTGGACCCGGCCCGACGGCGGATTTTTCGTCACCTACATGGCCATGCCCGGCTGCGCAAAGCGGATTGTACAGCTATGCGCCGACACGGGCGTGACGCTGACCAACGCCGGCGCCACCCATCCGGGCGGCGTTGACCCGGAGGACTCCTATATCCGCATCGCACCAACCTATCCGCCCTTGGAGGAGCTGAAAGCGGCCATGGAGGTATTCTGCGTGGCCGTGAAGCTGGCCAGCGTGGAAAAGCTCTTGGCGGCATAAGGAGGTACAGGGATGTTTGAAAAGTTAGCCGGCTATGTGAGACGGTACCAGGACAACGTCAGCGTGTACGTGGAAAACCTGCGCACCGGCGCCGTCTATGAAAACAACGCCGACAAGATGATGAAATCCGCCAGCGTGGTAAAGCTCTTTATTCTGTGGGAGTTCTACCGGCGGGTGGCAGCGGGAACCTTGGACCCTCAGGCGCTCTATGCGCTGAAGGACTCCGACCGGGAGGGCACCACGCCCTACCACACCGGCATCCTGCGGGACTTCCACACCGGCATTGAGCTGACGCTGGAGGACATTGTACGGATGAACGTCGTCCTCAGCGACGATACTGCCGCCAACATCCTGCTGCGCATGTTCGGCCTGGAATCCGTGCAGCGGGACATCCAGGAGCTGGGGCTTCGCAGCACCCGGTTTGACCGCATCATGAACGACTACGAGGGTGCCCGCCAGGGAAGGGAGAACTACACCTCCTGCCGGGACGTGGCCGACTTCTACAAGGAGCTGCTGAGCGCCAGGCGGATGCCCAGGGAGCTGTGTGACAAAATGCTGCAAATCCTCACCGAACAGCGCTATACATACGGCCTGCCCGCGCTTTTGGACGAGGACCTGCTCATTGCCCACAAGACCGGCGGGATCACCGAATTCGGCACCATGCACGACCTGGGTATCCTCTATGGCCTGGAGGACAAAAAGCCTCTGCTGATCTGCTGTGTGATGACCCAGTTTGAACCCGACATTCCCCAGTTCCAGCCCTTTGCACTGGACATCATCTCCCGGGTGGCCCAGCTGGCCTATGAGGAGGCCTCCGGCCAGGGAAACTAAAAATAGAGAGGGGAACCATTTATGCCGCTTGAACAGCTTGTAGGCACTGTGGCGGGATTTCTGTACGACAAAATCCTGGCCGTCCTGCTGATCGCAGTGGGGCTTTACTTTACCGTGCGCCTGAAGGGCGTGCAGTTCAATATGTTTGGCGAGGCCATCCGGGTGGTGGGCGAAAAGACAAAGAGCACGGACTCCATCTCCTCGTTCCAGGCGCTGATGGTGTCCACCGCCTCCCGGGTGGGGACGGGGAATATCGTCGGCGTCACCACGGCCATCTGCCTGGGCGGATTTGGCTCCGTGTTCTGGATGTGGCTGATCGCGGTCATCGGCTGCGCTTCCGCCTTTGTGGAGAGCACCCTGGCCCAGATCTATAAAAAACGGAGCGAAGGCGATGACGGCACCAGCCGTGGAGGCCCGGCCTATTACATCCAGCAGGGCCTCCACTCCCGGGGGCTTGGCATCGTGTTCTCCATACTGCTGCTGTGCACCTTCGGCTGCGGGTTTATCATGCTGGCCTCCTATAACCTGGTGGATTCCTTTAAGGTCTACTTTGGCGGCGGGGAGAAGTTCTATGCGGGCCCCGTGCCCATCGTGATCGGCGCGGTCACCGCGCTGCTCTTTGCCCTGTGCATCTTCGGCGGCGGTAAAAAGATAGCGAAGGTCACCGGGGTGATGGTTCCGGTGATGGGCGTTGTATACATCGTGGTGGCACTGGCGATCATCCTGACCCACATCACGCTGATCCCCCAGGTTTTTGCCCGCATTTTCCGGGAGGCGTTCGACTTTACCGCAATCTTCGGCGGCCTGACCGGCTCCTGCCTGATGTACGGCATCAAGCGGGGACTCTTCTCCAATGAGGCGGGCCTTGGCTCGGCCCCCAACGCGGCGGCTGCCGCCGACGTGGCCCATCCGGCAAAGCAGGGCCTGGTGCAGGTGCTGTCCGTTTTTCTGGACACCATCGTCATCTGCTCCGCCACAGCCCTGATGTGCATGTGCTCCGGCATAGAGCCTTCCGCGGAGCTGGCCGGCATTGCCTATGTGCAGGAGGCGGTGGCCGGGACTTTCGGCTACTTCGGCTATCTCTTTGTGACCTTCTCCATGGTGATGTTCGCGTTTTCCACGCTGCTGGGCAACTGTTTTTACGCGGAGCCCAACCTGAAGTTCATCCTTCAGCAGGACCTTTCCAAAGGCGGCCGGATCGCCTTTTATCTCATTGAAACCCTGTTTGTGTTCACTGGTGCTTTTTTGGAGTTCGGCCTGGTGTGGAACCTTGCGGACCTGATGATGGCGGTGATGTCCCTGGTGAACCTGCCGGTCATTGTGGTGCTGGGGAAAAAGGCCTTTGACTGCCTGGACGACTATAAAAAGCAAAAGCGGGAGGGGAAGGAGCCGGTCTTCCGCGCGGAGGACATCGGCATCTCCGGAACGGATTACTGGCAGTAAAAAAATTTTTATATGTCGACAAAAGATATGCAAATTCGATACTATGTGTAGACGGATTGGCACAAAAATACGGCCCGGATTTTGACCGCGCGGCGAAAAAGCAAGCCGTATCCAGCCCGCCGGAGCCATGGCGCACCAGCGGGACCATGTGAAATCGATCAGAAACAGGGAGGGAAAAGCAAATGACGCAGTCCGATCAGCAAGCAAAGAAAGTTGCATTCACCACCACCCTTGGCGCGGCCCTGGTGGCGGCCACCACACAGGTAGGGCCGGGCTTTACCACGCAGTCCGCCCTTTTCAGCGCACAGTACCTGGGTGCCTTCTTCCTCTGCATCATCGCGGCACTGGCGCTGGACATCATCACCCAGGCGAACGTGTACCGCATCCTCTGCTTTACCCGAAAACGCGGCCAGGAGGTGGCAGCGGCCATCCATCCTGTGGTAGGATACCTTTTGACGGCCATTGTGGTATTTGGCATCTGTGTCTTCCAGTTTTCCAACGTCAGCGGCACCGGGCTGGGCATGTCTGCACTGTTCGGCACCAGCACCGCGGTCAGCACCGTGCTGTGCGGCCTGATCGCCATGGCGGTGTTTCTCTCCAGGTCCGCCAACAAGATCATCAATATCCTGGCCCAGGTGCTGGGCGCGGTTTTGATCCTCACAGCGCTGATTCTGGTGTTTATGGCAAAGCCGCCGGTGGGGGAGATCCCATCCCAGATCGCCGGGGCCGACGTCAGTTCCCTGCTGCTGCCCACCATCACCATCCTGGGCAGCGTATGCGGCGGGTACGGCGCCTACATCGGCTCTCACCGCCTGCTGGATTCCGGCGTCAGCGGCGCGGAAAACTACTACCTCTATAAGCGGACCCAGCTCTTGGGCACCACCACGGTCTACGTGCTGCGTGTGCTGCTGGTGCTGGTGACCTTCGGCGCGGTGATGCACGGCGCCACCATCGATATGGCCAATCCCGCCCCCTCTTCCTATCAGGCGGTGGCCGGTATGTTCGGATACAGGCTCTACGGCGCGGTGATCCTGGCCGCGGGAACCACCACCATCCTGGGCGCGGCAGCGATTTTCCTCTCCTTCACCAAGACCCACTTCAAGTGGATCGCTGCCCACGAGCGTCAGAGCGCCATTCTCTTCATCGGCATCTGCACCGTTGTGGACGTGTTTTTGGGCCAGCCGGTGAACCTGTTGGTGGCCGCGGGCTCCATCAACAGCCTTGTGCTCCCCTTCACCATGCTGGTGATGCTGATCGCCTCCCACAGCAAGCGGATCATGGGCGAGGATTATCGCCATCCCGTCTGGATGACCGTGGGCGCGGCAGTGGTCTTTGTGGCCGCGGCCTACCTGAGCACCAAGAATATTCCCAATCTGATCGCCTTGTTCCAATAAAGGCCGTGGGGGAGGCGGCTGCCTCCCCCGATGTAAAGGAGGATAAACTGCTATGATGAAAATTGATCTCAACAGCGACATCGGCGAGAGCTTCGGCGACTATCGGCTGGGCTGCGATGCGGAACTCATCCAATATGTGTCCTCTGTCAATCTGGCCTGCGGCTTCCACGCAGGCGACCCCATGGTTATGGAAAAAAGCGTCAGAATGTGTGCCGAGGCCGGCGTCGCCATCGGCGCACACCCGGGATTTCCCGATCTGATGGGCTTTGGGCGGCGCCAGATGAAACTCTCCTTTGAGGAGGCCAAGACCTACATCAAGTACCAGCTGGGCGCGCTGACGGCCTTCACCTCCTCCTGTGGTTTAAAAATCCAGCACCTGAAGGCCCATGGCGCATTCGGCAACATGGCGCTGAAGGATGAGACGCTGGCCCGGGCCATCTGCACCGCCGTGGCGGAGGTGGACCCCACCATTATTGTGATGAGCCTGCCCGGCTGCTGCGTGGTGAAAGAGGCGCAGAAGATGGGCCTGCGGTTTGCAAACGAGGTCTTTGCCGACCGGGCCTACAACGAGGACTGCACCCTGGTGGCCAGGGGGACGCCCGGCGCCATGATCGAGGACCCGGACCTTGCCACGGAGCGGGTCATCCGCATGATCAAGGAGAAGAAGGTCACTGCCATCACAGGAAAGGACATCGATATCGACTGCCACACGGTCTGCGTCCACGGCGACACGCCTTCGGCCATTGAGATCGTGAAGAAGATGCGCGCCGCCCTGGAGGCGGAGGGCATTGAGATTGCGAACCTCTCCGACCGGTAATTGCGGGACTCCCAAAAGGAGGGATCAGATTGGAAGCCAAATTTTTAACCAACGGCGATGCGGCCATCTCCATCCAGGTGGGCGACCGGATTAGCCTGGAGGTCAGCAAGCGGGTGCGCTCGCTGCTGCGCGCCCTGGAGGCGGAGCCCATCGAGGGGGTGGAGGAGCTGCTGCCCACCTACTGTTCGCTGATGATCCACTATGAGCCGGGGACCATCCGCTATGACGCGCTGGTGGAGCAGTGCCGCCGGCGGGTGGAAGCGCTGCCGGACACGGCGGAGGAGGGCGCGGAGGAGGAGATGGTCTGCGAAATCCCCGTGCTCTACGGCGGTGTGTGCGGCGAGGATTTGCAGGAGGTGGCCGGCTACCACCAGATGAGCGTGCAGCAGGTCATTGACGCCCACACCGCAAAGGACAACTACACCTATATGCTGGGCGCCGCACCGGGCATGGCCTATCTGGGGGCGGAGAACGGGCTGCACATGCCCCGCCGCCAGACCTCCCGCACCCAGGTGGAGCAGGGCGCCGTCATCATCTGGGAAAACCAGACCATCATCATGCCCATCACCTATCCCACTGGGTGGCAGGTCATCGGCAAGACCCCGGTGGAGGTGTTCGACATGGGCGAGCCGGACCCGTTTTTGATGAAAGCGGGGCAGTGGGTTCGCTTCCGCTCCATCGACAGGGCGGAGTATGAGGACATTGCGGCTAAGGTCCGCGCCGGCGCCTATCAGTGCCGCTTTTATCGGAAGGAGGCGGCAAAATGAGCATCCTGGTGGAACAGGGCGGCCTTTTGACCACGGTCCAGGACCGGGGCCGCCGGGGCTGGCAGCAGTATGGCGTGCCTGTGGCCGGAGCCATGGATCAGCAGGCCATGATGCTGGCTAACCTCCTGGTGGACAATGACGAGGGCGAGGCGGTTTTGGAGGCCACCGTCCTGGGCCCCGCGCTGCGCTTTCAGACGGCCAACGTCTTTGCCGTCACCGGCGGAGACCTCTCACCGCAGCTCAATGGGCAGGTGATCCCCATGTACCGGGCCGTGGCGGCCGGGGCCGGGGACAAACTGACCTTCGGCGGGCTGAAAACCGGGTTCCGGGCCTACATCGCCTTTGCCGGCGGGCTGGATGTCCCGCTGGTGATGAACAGCCGCTCCACCCACCTGCGGGGGAAATTCGGCGGCTATGAGGGCCGCAGGCTGATGCCCGGGGACGAGATCGGCTTTGCCGCGCCCCGCCCCACGCTGCCCAATCTCCCGGCGCGCAGATGCGATCCGGAGGAGATACCCGGCGCGGAGCTCTGGCTGCGGGTGATCCGGGGGCCGCAGGACAAGGCGTTTACCCCCAAGGGCCTGGATACCTTTTTCTCCAGCGAGTACACCATCACCAATGAGTGCGACCGCACCGGCGCCAAGTTAGAGGGCAGCGGGATTGAGCATGTGAAAGACGGAAACATCATCTCCGACGGGATTGCGTTTGGCTCGGTGCAGGTGCCCTCCAACGGCCAGCCCATCATCATGCTGGCCGACCGCCTGCCCACCGGAGGCTATACCAAAATCGCCACCGTGATCTCCGTGGACATCCCCAGGCTGGCCCAGAGCAAGCCCGGAACCAAAATCCGGTTCCGGGAGGTCAGCGTACAGCAGGCCCAGGACCTCTATGTCCAGGCCATGGGCCGGCGGCGGGAGCTGGCCCAACGCATCCGCGGCGCCGCCGTGGCAGCAGACGTCCGCCGATTTCTTGTCCGCCTGGAGGGCAGAGAGTACCAGGTGAGCGTGGAACGGTGCGAGTGAGCCCGCGGAAAGAGGAGGCAGTGTTAAGTCTCTGCCGCTTCAATCCCTTATCGGGGCGGCCTAAAGAATCATGACCTTCTCAGCATCTCCTATCTCGCCGGGCAGGGCGGGGCCATTTGGCCCCGCCCTGCCCGGTTCCCTGCTCGTCTGACCATATGCCGTGGCAAAAGACGGCGCCCGGGCAAACCGCTGCCGCAAAGCTTGCAGCAGCGGGCTTTTTTGCAGAAAGAGCCTGTGAGCTGGTGCGGAAATTTCTTTTCATGCTGGGCAAACTGTGATAAAATAACGGAAATCGGCAGGTGAGGGCATATAGTTGGATGCATCAGGGCTTGAACGCATGACTTGGCCGTTCAGGCCTGCGCCTGCCGTTCGGTGGTACTGCGGCCTCACGGCCGCTGTATGGAAAAGAAGTACGCCCTGACGGAAGGAGCGAGGATATGAAAAGCCGGATCGGCAGACAGTGGGAAAACGCCTTTGACCAGCCCCACTTTACAGCCCGTCTCAGCGACGTGGCCAGCGGGGAGCTCTTCCGCGGCGCCGACTGGGCGGCGCTGTTCAGCGGGCTCATGCGCAGGGGAAAGCGGCTGCGGTGCGCCGATGCGGTGGGGCGCTGCCTGCCCCTGCTGGAAAAGATCGCCCCGGAGCCGGAGGAGGGCTGGCTCAGCTGCGCCTACCATGTGGCCTGTCAAATCCAGTTTCCCCACCTGAAGAGTGTATACACCCCGGCTCAGCGGGACGGGGCCGTGTGTCTGCTTCAGGCCATCCAGCTTCTGCTGGGGGAGGAGCGCGCGGCCTTTGACCCCATGTGGGACTTTGCCTTCTGCACGGCCGAGGAGGTTCATCTCAGCGACCGGGCGGAGGAGTACCAGGGCTTTCTGCGGTCCTGGCGGGAGGACTACGTCTATGAACTGATGCGCCTTTCCTGTGAGGCGACCCCTTTTTCCACCCTGCCCCACATCGCAGGGGTGCACCATGTGGCCATGACGGTTTCCCGGGAGCTGGCGGCCGCCGGCGCCCCGGTGGACCCGGCCCTGGTCTCCGCCGCATCGGCCTGCCATGACATCGGCAAGTTTGGCTGCCGGGCGGGGGAGAAGGTGCCCTACCTGCACTACTACTACACCGACGGATGGTGTGTCCGCCGGGGCCTGGCCTCGGTGGGCCACATCGCCGCCAACCACTCCACCTGGGATCTGGAGCTGGAGAACCTCTCCATGGAGTCCCTGTGCCTCATCTATGCCGATTTCCGGGTAAAGGAGGACGGGGCAGGGCGGATGAAGGTCTTCCCTCTGGAGGAGTCCTTCCAGGTGATTTTGAGCAAATTGGACAATGTGGATCAGGCCAAGCGGCTGCGCTACGAGTATGTCTATCTGAAACTCCACGACTTTGAGGACTATATGCGCTCCCTGGGGGTGGACGTGACGCTCCTGGGCCGCCCCACGGAGCCCAGGGCTGCCCGGGACACGGCGCTGATGAGCCCGGACGAGGCGGTGGAGGCGCTGCGGATGATGGCGGTGGAGCACAATCTGCAGCTGATGCACCGCTTTGGCCACGAGCGGCTCTTCGGCAATTTGCTGGAGGCGGCCCGCAGCGAGAAGAGCTGGACCAAGGTCAGGGCCTATCTCAGTATCTTTGAGGAGTATTTCACCTATCTGAACGCCACCCAAAAGACCCAGACCCTGGGGTTCCTCTATGAGCTGCTGATGTTTCCGGAGGGGGACATCCGCCGCCAGGCGGCGGCGCTGATCGGGCGGATCATCGCCCGCTTCAACCTGGGCTACCGCAAGGAGCTTCCGCCGGGAGCCGGCCCCACGGAGGACGAGGAGACCCAGTTTGCCCTCTGGGGCCAGTATTTGCTGATGCTGGTCTCACCGGATCATAAGCTGACGCCCTGGCAGAAAAAGCACATCCGCTACGCGCTGAAAATCGTGGTGGAGCGGGTGCTGGAGGACTGCCGGAGCCAGGACACGGAGAGGTTCATCGCCGAGTTGGTGCAGCTCTATAAAGAGCCGGGGAGGGATGAGGAAGCGGCCTTTGCCCTGCTGGACGCGCTGTACTTTCTGCCCATGGACCTCTGCGGTGACGGGGCGGTGGACACACTGCTGCGCTTCACCGCCGCCCAGCTCCCCCGGGAGAGCCTGACCCTCCGGGCGGCGGCACTGCGCTTTTTGCTCCATGCCGTACAGGGAGGGGTGGACCGGGCCGCCAAAGTGGCTGAGCGCGCCGAGTGCGGCGGAAGCTGGGCGCTGAAGTATCTCCGGGACGCGGCCCTGGGCCACCCGGAGCCCTGCCCGCCGAAGGTGGCAAGCGAGCTCTTCCTGGACAATTTGAAAAGCTCCACGCCGTGGGTGCTCAAGGATGTGAACATCCGCCTTCTGGAGACCCAGGCCAAGGGAGACATGCTCCACATCGCGACCCACTTTTCCAACCTCATCAAGGTCAGCGAGACCATTGTGGTCCGATACTCCGCAGGAGAATCGCTGCTGCGCATTGCCCGGTCACTGAGCTACGACCAGCGCAACGAAGTGGCGGTGGAGCTGACCAAGGGCCTGGAGGTGGGCCAGTACGAGTTCTCCAAATACATCCCTCAGTGCCTGGGGGAGTTCTGCCTGTTCCTGCGGCCCTCGGAGCTGGACGAGACCATCGAGCGGCTGGGCCAGCTGCTCTCCAGCCCCAACGACAGCGTGGTCAGCGCGTCGCTGACCACGGTGGGCGTGGTGCTGGAGCACTATGCGGTCTACCCGGAGCGGTTCCATGAGCCGGAGCGGACGGTGGAGCTGCGCCGGCGGAAGCTGGCGGGGATGCTGCTCAAGGGCCTGGCTTCCTACCGCTCGGCGGTGCGCCAGGAGGCCATGTGGGTCTTTGGCCGGGGCCTTTTCGGCTCTGACGTGCTGTCTGAAGCGGACAAGGAAAAGCTCTTCACCCTGGTGGCCAAAAAGCTGCTCTTTTTGTTCAGCGAGTACCCCGGCGGGGAACTGACCCTCTTCTACCGGGCGGCGGCGCTGTCCCATCTGTACCGCTTTTTGATCCGCCACCAGATCGCGGTGGGCGACTTCCCCTTTGAGCGGCGGAGCAAGGTGGCCTTTTTCCCCGGCACCTTTGACCCCTTCACCCTGTCCCACAAGGGCATTGTCCGGGAGATCCGGGACATGGGGTTTGAGGTGTTTTTGGCGGTGGATGAGTTCTCCTGGTCCAAAAAGACACAGCCCAGCCTGGTCCGGCGGCAGATTGTCGGCCTGTCCGTGGCTGACGAGTTCCACGTGCACCTTTTCCCCCACGACATCCCGGTGAACATCGCCAACCCCCATGACCTGCACCGGCTGCGCCGGCTGTTCGCCGGGCGGGAGCTCTATCTGGCCGTGGGCTCCGACGTGATCGCAGGCGCCTCCTCCTACCGGGCGGA
Proteins encoded:
- a CDS encoding nicotinate-nicotinamide nucleotide adenylyltransferase — its product is MKSRIGRQWENAFDQPHFTARLSDVASGELFRGADWAALFSGLMRRGKRLRCADAVGRCLPLLEKIAPEPEEGWLSCAYHVACQIQFPHLKSVYTPAQRDGAVCLLQAIQLLLGEERAAFDPMWDFAFCTAEEVHLSDRAEEYQGFLRSWREDYVYELMRLSCEATPFSTLPHIAGVHHVAMTVSRELAAAGAPVDPALVSAASACHDIGKFGCRAGEKVPYLHYYYTDGWCVRRGLASVGHIAANHSTWDLELENLSMESLCLIYADFRVKEDGAGRMKVFPLEESFQVILSKLDNVDQAKRLRYEYVYLKLHDFEDYMRSLGVDVTLLGRPTEPRAARDTALMSPDEAVEALRMMAVEHNLQLMHRFGHERLFGNLLEAARSEKSWTKVRAYLSIFEEYFTYLNATQKTQTLGFLYELLMFPEGDIRRQAAALIGRIIARFNLGYRKELPPGAGPTEDEETQFALWGQYLLMLVSPDHKLTPWQKKHIRYALKIVVERVLEDCRSQDTERFIAELVQLYKEPGRDEEAAFALLDALYFLPMDLCGDGAVDTLLRFTAAQLPRESLTLRAAALRFLLHAVQGGVDRAAKVAERAECGGSWALKYLRDAALGHPEPCPPKVASELFLDNLKSSTPWVLKDVNIRLLETQAKGDMLHIATHFSNLIKVSETIVVRYSAGESLLRIARSLSYDQRNEVAVELTKGLEVGQYEFSKYIPQCLGEFCLFLRPSELDETIERLGQLLSSPNDSVVSASLTTVGVVLEHYAVYPERFHEPERTVELRRRKLAGMLLKGLASYRSAVRQEAMWVFGRGLFGSDVLSEADKEKLFTLVAKKLLFLFSEYPGGELTLFYRAAALSHLYRFLIRHQIAVGDFPFERRSKVAFFPGTFDPFTLSHKGIVREIRDMGFEVFLAVDEFSWSKKTQPSLVRRQIVGLSVADEFHVHLFPHDIPVNIANPHDLHRLRRLFAGRELYLAVGSDVIAGASSYRAEPVEDSVHSLNHIVFRRQSSLHGPGGEADLSRLTGKVVELQLPTHLEDISSTQIRENIDLNRDISNLIDPAVQEFIYQNGLYLREPQYKPLMHANPLRFDYVEHPARELLEELAQAVEAEPYQRGVICRELFDDDDAVMILRMGAEERILGFAALRSIRVAELYSALGSREQADYIRNQAAGRLLLLTGLYKAQGSFDTEQLLLTEVLARALNEECSYGLFCPRDGSMRSATIETMQRQGFVRTPDIEGARPAMLVDMRSPVVLLQNMETAIKAPFSTNKRVLEAVRLAHRRLQTSVTGLYPGTLLLSLNAQVIHHRLVEKITAINGVSAVPETPRKLGENMCVPFGKLLRGSAVPNTVTKTIHTDKVYTPDLKSMTIEAFPYYAPLPSQVRTVKSFGRPVILVDDLLHSGDRIRVLDPLIRAEQLQIREVLVGFLSGRGRDLMETRGRPVDCVYFVPNLQAWFVESTLYPFIGGDTVRREGRPGLVPSINMILPYTYPAFHQACDRRATFEFSRVCLENSRDILLAIEGEYRSQFGKNLTLSRLSEAVILPLCPDKGGCMHYDPALAASEYLENDLAQLMRLRKLFD